In the genome of Cellvibrio sp. KY-YJ-3, one region contains:
- a CDS encoding HpcH/HpaI aldolase/citrate lyase family protein, which yields MYSGLRARVHNKEPLSGIFCFTPSPLLVEFIAVANYDFVIIDLEHSLTDMQTLDHMIVTARSHGLAVLVRVPLARSHLVLPILDAGASGIVFPRIQSAEQARMAVRLCRYAPEGDRGLSVHRHLNFQSDELAMRNQNVNDSVCVVLMIEDKNGVENCQELARVDGVDVILEGAADLSASLGVPWQTQHPLVKDSLKKIAMAVASSPAQFCAIPRATEDYQAWLEQGVSMFVLGTDRGVIRQALQANKNRFSA from the coding sequence ATGTATAGTGGGTTGCGCGCGCGCGTTCATAACAAAGAGCCGCTGTCGGGGATTTTTTGTTTTACTCCATCACCATTGCTAGTGGAGTTTATTGCTGTTGCAAACTACGACTTTGTAATCATTGATCTGGAACATAGCCTCACGGATATGCAAACCTTGGATCATATGATTGTGACCGCTCGCAGCCACGGATTGGCTGTATTGGTCAGGGTTCCATTGGCGCGATCCCATTTGGTATTGCCCATACTCGATGCGGGAGCCAGTGGCATAGTGTTTCCGCGTATTCAATCGGCAGAGCAGGCACGAATGGCCGTGCGCTTATGTCGCTATGCGCCGGAAGGTGATCGGGGGCTAAGTGTGCACCGCCATTTGAATTTTCAATCTGATGAACTCGCCATGCGCAATCAGAATGTAAACGATAGTGTTTGTGTGGTGTTAATGATTGAAGATAAAAACGGTGTTGAAAATTGTCAGGAGTTAGCCCGTGTGGATGGCGTTGATGTGATTCTGGAGGGCGCAGCAGATTTATCAGCATCTCTCGGTGTGCCCTGGCAAACACAACATCCCTTGGTGAAAGATTCATTAAAAAAGATTGCAATGGCTGTTGCATCAAGCCCAGCACAATTTTGTGCAATTCCCCGAGCCACTGAAGACTACCAAGCCTGGTTGGAGCAGGGGGTATCTATGTTTGTTCTTGGGACGGATCGCGGGGTGATAAGGCAGGCATTGCAGGCCAATAAAAACAGGTTTAGTGCGTGA
- a CDS encoding IucA/IucC family siderophore biosynthesis protein codes for MNKFAPESIDLIAYRYSALALLNCYVREIAIPNDLLEFIPNKIEKGPAGMLLVKFPQLGKRLSVKVANRSAIGNYIYTSALSIADFNAGSVFELLPWKSLSTLIVEELCLRYQNAKVKQEMLDQIQNSTEFIQQSVARCFDVGAEHYSDYIESESALIYGHSFHPAPKCRQGFSATESLRYSPEFGSAFQLHYFALSPQVQWVANSSELEIQPLVEQMAQVSRHDIPAGWSLVPCHPWQANYLLQHAPIHKSIEEGVVKYLGASGIYFKPTISVRTLYNADFPYFLKCSLSMRITNSVRKNAYYELDAAVKLTNILSPIVVGMKKQFPGFEFVLEPFALSADIPHADENVQADLRSHFGVIFRDAKPFQFSQNIQNVLSATLFGDNHKGESWLEKCFNSLGAIKGTSQGNQVALEWFSLYLSHLVQPLLSAYFEQGVVCEPHLQNVVVKLESGWPVGVILRDLEGTKLIKGMWDQSLLHGMQGKALTSVLHDENKTWQRLNYCLFVNHLGQVIYQICRFGLNEQQLWEMVRKTLERFSTSVNSELVDLELVERRIGGLLKGDALIAKANLITRFFQHADSDASYVLLPNPMVISVEEVMEYV; via the coding sequence ATGAATAAATTTGCCCCTGAATCCATTGACCTGATTGCTTACCGCTATTCGGCATTAGCGCTACTCAATTGTTATGTCAGAGAAATTGCGATACCAAATGATTTGTTGGAATTTATCCCGAATAAAATTGAGAAAGGCCCTGCAGGAATGTTGCTTGTCAAGTTTCCACAGCTCGGAAAGCGCTTGTCAGTTAAGGTTGCGAATCGCTCTGCAATTGGAAATTATATTTATACCTCTGCGTTGTCTATTGCCGATTTTAATGCCGGTTCGGTTTTTGAATTATTGCCATGGAAAAGCCTATCCACATTGATAGTGGAGGAGCTTTGCCTGCGTTACCAGAATGCTAAGGTAAAGCAGGAAATGCTTGATCAAATACAAAATAGCACGGAGTTTATTCAACAAAGTGTCGCCCGTTGTTTTGATGTCGGCGCAGAACACTACAGCGATTATATCGAGTCAGAATCTGCGCTTATTTATGGTCATAGCTTTCATCCTGCGCCTAAATGTCGGCAAGGATTCTCTGCAACAGAATCTTTACGTTATAGCCCGGAATTTGGCAGCGCGTTCCAATTGCATTATTTTGCGTTGTCTCCCCAGGTTCAGTGGGTGGCAAACAGCAGTGAGCTTGAAATACAACCTTTAGTTGAGCAAATGGCGCAGGTGTCCCGTCATGATATTCCCGCTGGATGGAGCCTTGTGCCTTGCCACCCCTGGCAAGCCAACTACTTATTGCAGCATGCCCCCATTCATAAAAGTATTGAAGAGGGAGTAGTAAAATACCTTGGCGCTTCGGGTATTTATTTTAAGCCCACCATATCCGTCCGCACCTTGTATAATGCTGATTTCCCCTATTTTTTAAAATGTTCACTGAGTATGCGAATCACCAATAGTGTGAGAAAGAACGCTTATTATGAACTTGATGCAGCGGTCAAGTTGACAAACATTCTTTCGCCTATTGTGGTTGGTATGAAAAAGCAGTTTCCGGGTTTTGAATTTGTACTGGAGCCTTTTGCGTTATCCGCTGATATTCCGCATGCGGATGAAAATGTTCAGGCGGATTTGCGTAGCCATTTCGGTGTCATCTTTCGTGATGCCAAACCATTTCAATTTTCACAAAACATTCAGAATGTGTTGAGTGCAACTTTATTTGGAGATAACCATAAAGGGGAATCCTGGTTAGAAAAATGTTTTAACTCCCTGGGCGCAATCAAGGGTACCTCGCAAGGCAACCAGGTTGCCCTTGAATGGTTTTCGCTATATCTCAGTCATCTTGTGCAGCCGCTATTATCTGCCTATTTCGAGCAGGGCGTTGTGTGCGAGCCGCATCTACAAAATGTGGTTGTAAAATTGGAAAGTGGATGGCCTGTTGGTGTCATATTGCGGGATTTGGAAGGTACAAAATTAATTAAAGGGATGTGGGACCAAAGCCTGCTGCATGGAATGCAAGGAAAAGCCCTGACCAGTGTGTTACACGATGAAAATAAAACCTGGCAGCGGCTCAATTATTGTTTATTTGTGAATCATCTCGGGCAAGTGATTTATCAGATTTGCCGATTTGGCCTCAATGAACAGCAGTTATGGGAAATGGTGCGAAAAACCTTGGAGCGTTTTTCCACTAGCGTTAATTCGGAGCTGGTTGATTTAGAATTAGTTGAACGGCGTATTGGGGGATTATTAAAAGGGGATGCCTTAATTGCCAAAGCCAACCTGATAACACGATTTTTTCAACATGCCGATAGTGATGCGAGTTATGTATTGCTGCCCAATCCCATGGTTATTTCAGTGGAAGAGGTAATGGAGTATGTATAG
- a CDS encoding IucA/IucC family siderophore biosynthesis protein codes for MNFLTKILIDASSAHLFHTEEYIQSRRRLFKQLIQALVYEDTIKYAEKKLSTSLIEFSVQGVAKNGQPVIYSCKGYRRASFGRVELSAEPVLRTCSGQVSEAVSVREFLSEIAASFTIAAEFMERFIQELDHTLANDTAALFYANQQYTYGADNQAIRLLRNMPYDDIESGLLRAHPYHPCYKSRIGFDAVDNLHYGPEFSPDIKLVWLALRKLNCLSIASPSLNELDFYQQQLGDQLIEFNTLLRGYGCNPDDYVFMPVHPWQWLNQLLPLYTADIHQKNIILLGEGVETYRPQQSIRTLANAVRPEVHYAKLALNIVNTSTARGLAEHTIANAPVISDWLHRLVAEDSYLAKELNPIILREVKAISFSSACEAIASGQIACLWRESLYPYLTADERAIPFSGLTEMDRDALPVIQNWVARYGVYEWLVQLLTVSVLPLIRLLYAHGVALESHAQNMILIHKDGWPIRVAFKDFHDGVRFIQDQVTHSECLTILRATPRQHLARNSSSYISASEPEDVKNFLYSAFFSMNLSEVALFFDLHYQVAESTFWRLVNDCIMGYQRDFPEQHKQFQLFNLQSEYVIVEAHTKRRLQNESSIRINRVKNPLFSQPFSSSSQPIMEVSHHE; via the coding sequence ATGAATTTTTTAACCAAAATCTTGATTGATGCAAGCAGTGCCCATCTTTTTCACACAGAAGAATATATCCAGAGCAGGCGACGTTTGTTTAAGCAATTAATACAGGCGCTGGTGTACGAAGACACAATTAAGTATGCAGAAAAAAAACTATCAACCAGCCTTATTGAGTTCAGCGTGCAGGGTGTTGCCAAAAATGGACAGCCAGTGATTTATAGCTGCAAAGGCTACCGTAGGGCAAGCTTTGGGCGGGTTGAGCTCAGTGCTGAACCAGTATTGCGCACATGCTCCGGTCAGGTTAGTGAAGCTGTATCCGTGCGTGAGTTTCTCAGTGAAATAGCAGCCAGTTTTACTATAGCTGCAGAGTTTATGGAGCGCTTTATTCAAGAGCTAGATCATACACTCGCAAATGATACGGCTGCTTTGTTTTATGCCAATCAGCAATATACATATGGTGCCGATAATCAAGCTATTCGATTGCTGAGGAATATGCCCTATGACGATATCGAAAGCGGTTTGCTCAGGGCACATCCATATCATCCTTGTTATAAATCGCGTATTGGTTTTGATGCTGTCGATAATCTTCATTATGGCCCGGAGTTTTCACCGGATATTAAGTTGGTTTGGCTTGCCCTTAGAAAGTTAAATTGTTTGTCGATTGCTTCGCCTTCACTAAACGAATTGGATTTTTACCAGCAGCAGTTAGGTGATCAATTAATAGAATTTAATACTTTGCTCAGGGGGTATGGATGCAACCCTGACGACTATGTGTTTATGCCGGTGCACCCCTGGCAGTGGTTAAACCAATTGTTGCCGCTTTATACGGCCGATATTCATCAGAAAAATATTATTTTGTTGGGGGAGGGAGTTGAAACATATCGCCCGCAACAATCTATCCGTACGCTCGCTAATGCTGTTCGCCCTGAGGTGCATTACGCAAAGCTCGCGTTGAATATTGTCAATACCTCCACCGCGAGAGGTTTAGCGGAACATACAATTGCTAATGCACCGGTTATTAGTGACTGGCTGCATCGCTTGGTTGCTGAGGATAGTTATTTAGCGAAGGAACTCAATCCAATTATTCTCAGGGAGGTTAAGGCAATTAGCTTTTCATCCGCGTGTGAGGCTATTGCCTCCGGGCAAATCGCATGTCTGTGGCGAGAAAGTCTTTACCCCTATTTAACAGCCGATGAGCGAGCTATCCCATTCAGCGGTTTGACGGAAATGGATCGTGATGCACTACCGGTAATTCAAAATTGGGTTGCCCGCTATGGGGTTTACGAGTGGTTGGTGCAGCTATTAACAGTGAGTGTGCTGCCGCTGATTAGGCTGCTTTATGCCCACGGTGTTGCCTTGGAGTCCCACGCCCAAAATATGATTCTTATTCATAAAGATGGCTGGCCCATCCGCGTAGCCTTTAAGGATTTTCATGATGGTGTGCGTTTTATTCAAGACCAGGTAACCCACAGTGAATGCTTAACTATTTTGCGTGCGACACCCCGGCAGCACCTTGCGCGCAATAGCAGTTCTTACATTAGTGCCAGCGAACCCGAAGATGTGAAAAACTTTTTGTATAGCGCTTTTTTTTCAATGAACCTTTCAGAGGTTGCATTGTTTTTTGACCTTCACTACCAGGTTGCTGAATCAACATTTTGGCGTTTAGTCAACGATTGCATTATGGGTTATCAGCGCGATTTTCCTGAGCAACATAAACAATTCCAACTATTTAATCTCCAGTCTGAGTACGTGATTGTAGAAGCCCACACCAAGCGGCGACTGCAAAATGAATCCTCTATTCGCATTAATCGGGTTAAAAACCCCTTGTTTTCCCAGCCATTCTCTAGTTCTTCGCAGCCCATCATGGAAGTTTCACATCATGAATAA
- a CDS encoding IucA/IucC family protein, producing MNIHMENPVENRKESFVAEAKLKELFDGLVMENIFALQERFTISRTLNFSIELPDFLLQENEHYYSYELQSGACLVARVTTEVDVQVCRLSRGPIIFCAQGARTITGINDALALMKCLVQYATEDSLPDLSGLDDFMQNLALAQAQSTWSSEYLDIIIENCWQHHVALHHWEQLSALRDRPFHPLAKSKKGWSAENFRQYSTETSEGFGLTWVAVNNNYLVGNAQLQGMVIAEQLLNETEQNALSNTCRNIALDCTQYTLIPVHPWHFKMHLKKEFDPEINDGQIILVTESLGSFLPTASGRSLIPNHQTAVHAKLPLALLCLGALRILPSRYLFNGYQAQQMLAAIIARMPERGKINLCDESQWLAFLPENTSELSNRSGFLSCLLRSYPEADGKTLIPMSALAVATKGKVPAIEWLYHQYVTDHSIAEFSLQTFTAIARLFCEFSFHCFSHGVMPEVHGQNILVTFNSIAVEQLTLRDHDTLRIFPPWLQQQQIPLLDYQMDWSTPNSLICLSPQQLLSYFLTLGVQVNLRAIADALSQAYGIPMAEFWRQLKFVIENLLNEMNLPVMSKAILRKEIIDSHLWPSRQILLPCLIKRTRMMGMPSATGSVTNPFHCVEERGN from the coding sequence ATGAATATTCATATGGAAAATCCGGTTGAAAATCGCAAAGAAAGTTTCGTTGCAGAAGCGAAGCTAAAGGAGCTTTTTGACGGTTTGGTAATGGAAAATATTTTTGCTCTGCAGGAACGCTTCACAATCAGCCGAACGCTCAATTTTTCGATAGAGCTACCTGATTTTTTGCTGCAGGAGAATGAGCATTATTATTCGTATGAACTGCAAAGCGGGGCATGCCTTGTCGCACGTGTAACCACAGAGGTTGATGTTCAAGTCTGCCGTTTAAGCCGGGGGCCAATTATTTTTTGTGCGCAGGGTGCGCGCACAATAACCGGAATTAATGACGCACTGGCCTTGATGAAATGTCTGGTGCAATACGCCACGGAAGATTCCTTGCCGGACCTGAGTGGGCTGGATGATTTCATGCAAAATTTGGCCTTAGCTCAGGCGCAATCGACATGGTCGTCAGAATATCTCGACATCATCATTGAAAATTGCTGGCAGCACCATGTTGCCTTGCATCATTGGGAACAGTTATCGGCTCTGCGTGATCGCCCATTCCATCCCTTGGCAAAGTCAAAAAAGGGGTGGAGTGCAGAGAATTTCCGGCAATACTCTACGGAAACCAGTGAAGGGTTTGGTTTAACCTGGGTTGCAGTGAACAATAATTATCTTGTAGGTAATGCCCAACTCCAAGGAATGGTAATTGCAGAGCAGTTGCTTAACGAAACAGAACAAAACGCTTTATCTAATACATGCAGAAACATTGCTCTGGACTGTACACAATATACGCTTATTCCGGTTCACCCCTGGCATTTTAAAATGCATTTAAAAAAGGAGTTTGATCCCGAAATTAATGATGGTCAGATAATATTGGTGACAGAATCCCTGGGAAGCTTCTTGCCCACTGCATCCGGTAGATCACTAATTCCCAATCACCAAACGGCAGTGCACGCCAAATTGCCCTTGGCGCTATTGTGTTTGGGCGCATTGCGTATCCTGCCGTCCCGCTATTTATTTAACGGTTATCAAGCGCAGCAAATGTTGGCGGCGATAATTGCGCGAATGCCGGAGAGGGGAAAAATAAATTTGTGTGATGAAAGCCAATGGCTGGCTTTCTTACCAGAGAATACGTCTGAGCTATCTAACCGATCCGGATTCCTATCTTGTCTGTTGCGGAGTTACCCGGAAGCTGATGGTAAAACTTTAATTCCCATGTCGGCTCTTGCGGTAGCAACCAAAGGCAAGGTGCCTGCCATTGAGTGGTTGTATCATCAGTATGTTACAGACCATTCAATAGCTGAATTTTCCCTGCAAACATTTACCGCAATTGCCAGATTGTTTTGTGAGTTTTCATTCCATTGCTTTAGTCATGGCGTGATGCCTGAAGTTCACGGGCAAAATATTCTGGTTACATTTAATTCCATCGCCGTGGAACAATTAACCTTACGTGACCACGATACCTTACGCATCTTTCCTCCGTGGTTGCAGCAACAACAAATTCCCCTGCTTGATTACCAGATGGATTGGTCAACACCGAACTCCTTGATTTGTTTATCACCACAGCAATTGCTCAGTTATTTTTTAACCTTGGGCGTTCAAGTGAATTTGCGCGCAATTGCAGATGCTTTGTCACAGGCCTACGGCATACCTATGGCTGAATTTTGGCGGCAACTAAAGTTTGTGATTGAAAACCTTCTCAATGAAATGAATTTGCCGGTTATGTCAAAAGCCATTCTGCGCAAGGAGATTATAGATAGTCACTTGTGGCCATCGCGACAAATCTTATTGCCTTGTTTGATTAAGCGAACCCGTATGATGGGGATGCCAAGTGCAACAGGAAGTGTGACAAATCCTTTTCATTGTGTGGAAGAGAGAGGTAATTAA
- the sbnA gene encoding 2,3-diaminopropionate biosynthesis protein SbnA, which translates to MNSLSIANCIGNTPIVRLSRIFGNQDVRVYAKLELLNPGGSVKDRPAKFIIEQGLRDGSIPKGAHLIESTSGNLGVALAMMSRVHDLQLTCVVDPNISKTNLEIMKLYGAHIEMVTERDACGGYLETRIARVKSLLQEKQNGVWINQYANVRNWQSHYHGEGEELLKQLPERPDYLVMGVSTSGTILGIARRLREAYPELKVIGVDALGSMLFGNKPGKRFLPGIGASRVPELLAKEEIDDVIYASDLESCESCLDLVKDEGIFAGGSSGSVVAAIKKLIPHIPKDSCIATLFPDRGDRYMDLVYNAEWRATLQQGDAQFIPQFIRKKTPAVCTPEYDVSLAV; encoded by the coding sequence ATGAACTCATTGTCCATCGCTAATTGCATCGGAAATACCCCTATAGTCCGATTGAGTCGCATTTTCGGTAACCAGGATGTCCGTGTTTACGCCAAGCTGGAATTGTTAAATCCCGGCGGCAGCGTAAAGGATCGGCCAGCCAAATTTATTATTGAGCAAGGTTTGCGTGACGGCAGTATTCCCAAGGGGGCGCACTTAATTGAAAGCACCTCGGGGAATTTGGGTGTGGCATTGGCGATGATGTCTCGTGTGCACGACTTACAACTCACTTGTGTGGTTGACCCTAATATTTCCAAAACCAATTTGGAAATTATGAAGCTCTATGGGGCGCATATTGAAATGGTGACTGAGCGTGATGCTTGTGGTGGATATCTGGAAACGCGGATTGCCCGTGTTAAATCACTATTACAAGAAAAGCAAAACGGTGTGTGGATCAATCAGTACGCGAATGTACGTAACTGGCAAAGCCATTACCACGGTGAAGGCGAAGAATTGCTAAAGCAATTGCCTGAGCGCCCGGATTACTTGGTAATGGGGGTCAGCACGTCCGGCACCATATTGGGAATTGCACGGCGATTGCGTGAAGCCTATCCGGAATTAAAAGTGATTGGTGTGGATGCACTGGGTTCAATGTTGTTTGGTAATAAGCCTGGTAAACGGTTTTTACCGGGTATTGGTGCGAGTCGTGTGCCTGAATTGCTGGCTAAAGAAGAAATTGATGATGTGATTTATGCCAGTGATTTGGAGTCATGTGAAAGTTGCCTGGATTTGGTTAAGGATGAAGGTATTTTTGCCGGTGGTTCATCAGGTTCTGTGGTGGCTGCAATCAAGAAATTAATTCCTCATATTCCTAAAGACAGTTGTATTGCTACTCTTTTTCCTGATCGCGGTGATCGCTATATGGATCTGGTTTATAACGCAGAGTGGCGAGCAACTCTGCAACAGGGTGATGCGCAGTTTATTCCCCAGTTTATCCGCAAAAAAACGCCTGCAGTTTGTACTCCTGAGTACGATGTATCCTTGGCAGTTTAA
- a CDS encoding MFS transporter, translating to MRFWSDYHRHFFFICSCQCLATLGLMAMVPIMPLYLETIGKGYEPYWSSVALAAPAITGILFSKKMGAACDRYGYRFMVVMALAGFSVSMFLMALSESMIGFLMGRLLLGAAGLSLTLTAFSCAASLASQRGQSLGLLQSAAALGSLAGPAIGGAMMDFWSLPLFLVLIASFAGMAAIVAPWLLEEPIKIKQPPVSGASQLLTDNNSGQIVQKNTALKYWAIAACLSQAAAFALVNVFVLFLEGRVQGLPLATSAGVIHAGAWAATMLFGPWWGRANDRYSPRRNFFLAALGCAISIGVLPFIHDLWLIVALRFFQGACFSALAQTIFYALTLDKNNALPGAGVGLAKQYLLAGQIVGPLLVAILIPWVSVTYILYWVSGLFLLSAFVAFCVTEKQTKSTLLSGATQLTLQEKN from the coding sequence ATGCGCTTCTGGTCGGATTACCATCGCCATTTTTTCTTCATTTGTAGTTGTCAATGTCTAGCGACATTGGGGCTTATGGCGATGGTACCGATTATGCCCTTATATTTGGAAACCATAGGTAAAGGTTACGAACCTTATTGGTCCAGTGTTGCACTCGCAGCGCCAGCCATTACCGGAATATTATTTTCAAAAAAAATGGGCGCAGCCTGCGATAGGTATGGCTATCGCTTTATGGTGGTTATGGCTCTGGCGGGGTTTTCAGTGAGTATGTTTTTAATGGCGCTGAGTGAGTCCATGATCGGTTTTTTAATGGGGCGTTTATTGTTAGGCGCGGCGGGTTTGAGCTTAACGCTAACGGCATTTTCCTGTGCGGCAAGCTTGGCGTCACAGCGGGGGCAATCGCTGGGCTTATTGCAAAGTGCTGCAGCACTAGGCTCTTTGGCCGGGCCGGCAATTGGTGGTGCCATGATGGATTTTTGGTCGCTGCCTTTATTTTTAGTTCTAATCGCTAGCTTTGCTGGCATGGCTGCAATCGTAGCGCCTTGGCTACTGGAAGAGCCGATAAAAATAAAACAACCCCCAGTATCCGGTGCTTCTCAATTGTTGACCGACAATAACAGCGGTCAAATCGTACAAAAAAATACCGCCTTGAAATATTGGGCAATTGCTGCCTGTTTATCGCAAGCAGCGGCTTTTGCATTGGTTAATGTATTTGTGCTTTTTCTGGAAGGTCGAGTGCAGGGTTTGCCCTTGGCAACATCGGCGGGAGTGATCCATGCGGGGGCTTGGGCGGCCACCATGCTTTTTGGTCCCTGGTGGGGTAGGGCCAATGATCGCTACTCGCCACGGCGCAATTTTTTTCTGGCCGCTTTAGGTTGTGCAATCTCAATCGGTGTACTGCCATTTATCCACGACCTTTGGTTAATTGTTGCATTACGTTTTTTTCAAGGTGCATGTTTTTCCGCGCTCGCACAAACCATATTTTATGCGCTGACACTCGATAAAAATAATGCCTTGCCGGGGGCGGGCGTTGGGCTTGCAAAACAGTATTTGCTGGCTGGGCAAATTGTTGGCCCGCTATTAGTGGCAATACTAATTCCCTGGGTATCAGTGACTTATATTTTGTACTGGGTTTCAGGTTTATTTTTACTTTCTGCGTTTGTTGCTTTCTGTGTGACTGAGAAGCAAACAAAAAGCACATTACTTTCCGGGGCGACACAGTTGACCTTACAAGAAAAAAACTAA
- the sbnB gene encoding 2,3-diaminopropionate biosynthesis protein SbnB, producing the protein MSAQNNALLLSASSISPEPLLYLSQSDLVGLGAASSHHYITAVTQGLIQHAEGQVVQPIKPYLRWPEANHIADRIIAMPCYLGGNTPAAGIKWVGSREANGRKFGLPRASAVIILNDVNTNYPIAILEGSLISGMRTAAVTAIAARYLAKTGFKSVACVGCGPIAKMQIVTLIEQFPAIENIYLFDINPHAAEIFTRQFGENYPHIHFHAMDSAKHAVKQGDVVVTCTVTDSPYIEYDWIKPGAFISNVSIMDVHKEVYERADKVVVDDWEQCNREKKIINQLVLEGRFSKEQLHAELGELVTNRKVGRENNEEIILLNAMGMAVDDIACARHFYELARSQSAGTALSLF; encoded by the coding sequence ATGTCCGCTCAAAATAATGCCTTGTTACTTTCCGCTTCTTCAATTTCACCTGAACCGCTTTTGTATTTAAGTCAAAGTGATTTGGTGGGGCTGGGGGCAGCATCCAGCCATCATTACATTACTGCCGTTACCCAGGGTTTAATTCAGCACGCTGAAGGGCAGGTGGTTCAGCCGATTAAACCTTATTTGCGTTGGCCTGAGGCAAATCATATTGCAGATCGCATTATTGCTATGCCTTGCTATCTTGGCGGCAATACGCCGGCGGCGGGAATTAAATGGGTGGGTAGCCGGGAGGCAAATGGCCGTAAATTTGGATTGCCCCGTGCAAGTGCTGTCATCATTCTTAATGATGTAAATACAAATTATCCCATCGCGATTTTAGAAGGGAGTTTGATAAGCGGTATGCGCACCGCGGCGGTCACTGCAATCGCAGCCAGGTATCTGGCAAAAACCGGATTCAAATCCGTGGCCTGTGTTGGTTGCGGCCCCATAGCTAAAATGCAGATTGTTACGCTGATCGAACAATTTCCTGCTATCGAAAATATTTATCTATTTGATATTAACCCTCATGCCGCTGAAATTTTTACCCGTCAGTTTGGTGAAAATTATCCGCACATTCATTTCCATGCAATGGATTCCGCCAAACACGCCGTAAAGCAAGGCGATGTGGTTGTAACCTGTACGGTGACCGATTCTCCATACATTGAATACGACTGGATAAAGCCAGGGGCATTCATCAGTAATGTATCCATTATGGATGTTCATAAAGAGGTTTATGAGCGCGCCGATAAAGTTGTGGTTGACGATTGGGAGCAGTGTAATCGCGAAAAGAAAATTATTAACCAGTTAGTGCTTGAAGGGCGTTTTTCCAAAGAGCAATTACACGCTGAGTTGGGGGAGTTAGTCACCAATAGAAAAGTGGGGCGTGAAAATAATGAAGAAATTATTTTATTAAATGCAATGGGTATGGCAGTAGATGATATTGCGTGTGCGCGCCATTTTTACGAATTAGCAAGAAGTCAATCAGCCGGCACTGCTTTGTCGTTATTCTAA